A single window of Oncorhynchus clarkii lewisi isolate Uvic-CL-2024 chromosome 10, UVic_Ocla_1.0, whole genome shotgun sequence DNA harbors:
- the LOC139418347 gene encoding rho-related GTP-binding protein RhoG-like isoform X1, whose amino-acid sequence MQQYEASSLPGNHKKKKKKKEEEEEEEDEGASQRSGTLVASVDEGSMQTIKCVVVGDGAVGKTCLLISYTTNAFPEEYIPTVFDNYSAQISVDGRAISLNLWDTAGQEEYDRLRTLSYPQTNVFIICFSIGSPSSHANVRHKWHPEVSHHCPGVPVLLVGTKKDLRGDVEAVKKLKEHGLAPTNQQQGNALAKQIGAVKYLECSALMQDGVREVFEEAVRAVLYPVTKKNGKKCVVL is encoded by the exons ATGCAGCAATACGAAGCGTCGAGTCTGCCGGGAAAccacaagaagaagaagaagaagaaggaggaggaggaggaggaggaggatgagggcgCGAGTCAAAGAAGCG GAACCCTAGTGGCCAGTGTGGATGAAGGAAGCATGCAGACCATAAAGTGTGTGGTGGTGGGCGATGGTGCCGTGGGTAAGACTTGCCTTCTAATCTCCTACACAACAAACGCCTTCCCGGAGGAGTACATCCCCACCGTGTTCGACAACTACAGTGCCCAGATAAGTGTGGATGGCCGCGCCATCAGCCTCAACCTGTGGGACACGGCTGGCCAGGAGGAGTACGACCGCCTGCGCACCCTCTCCTACCCCCAGACCAATGTCTTCATCATCTGTTTCTCCATCGGCAGCCCCTCCTCTCATGCCAACGTACGACACAAGTGGCACCCAGAGGTATCCCACCACTGTCCTGGAGTTCCAGTGCTGCTGGTGGGCACCAAGAAGGATCTGCGTGGAGATGTGGAGGCGGTGAAGAAGTTGAAGGAGCACGGCCTGGCCCCCACCAACCAACAGCAGGGTAATGCCTTAGCCAAGCAGATCGGTGCCGTCAAATACCTGGAGTGCTCAGCTCTGATGCAGGACGGTGTGAGGGAGGTGTTTGAAGAGGCAGTGCGAGCTGTGCTCTACCCCGTAACCAAGAAAAATGGCAAGaagtgtgttgtgttataa
- the LOC139418347 gene encoding rho-related GTP-binding protein RhoG-like isoform X2, whose protein sequence is MQTIKCVVVGDGAVGKTCLLISYTTNAFPEEYIPTVFDNYSAQISVDGRAISLNLWDTAGQEEYDRLRTLSYPQTNVFIICFSIGSPSSHANVRHKWHPEVSHHCPGVPVLLVGTKKDLRGDVEAVKKLKEHGLAPTNQQQGNALAKQIGAVKYLECSALMQDGVREVFEEAVRAVLYPVTKKNGKKCVVL, encoded by the coding sequence ATGCAGACCATAAAGTGTGTGGTGGTGGGCGATGGTGCCGTGGGTAAGACTTGCCTTCTAATCTCCTACACAACAAACGCCTTCCCGGAGGAGTACATCCCCACCGTGTTCGACAACTACAGTGCCCAGATAAGTGTGGATGGCCGCGCCATCAGCCTCAACCTGTGGGACACGGCTGGCCAGGAGGAGTACGACCGCCTGCGCACCCTCTCCTACCCCCAGACCAATGTCTTCATCATCTGTTTCTCCATCGGCAGCCCCTCCTCTCATGCCAACGTACGACACAAGTGGCACCCAGAGGTATCCCACCACTGTCCTGGAGTTCCAGTGCTGCTGGTGGGCACCAAGAAGGATCTGCGTGGAGATGTGGAGGCGGTGAAGAAGTTGAAGGAGCACGGCCTGGCCCCCACCAACCAACAGCAGGGTAATGCCTTAGCCAAGCAGATCGGTGCCGTCAAATACCTGGAGTGCTCAGCTCTGATGCAGGACGGTGTGAGGGAGGTGTTTGAAGAGGCAGTGCGAGCTGTGCTCTACCCCGTAACCAAGAAAAATGGCAAGaagtgtgttgtgttataa